In the Mycolicibacterium thermoresistibile genome, one interval contains:
- a CDS encoding PE-PPE domain-containing protein, with translation MPEHLAPSPPGRARAAAMALATTAALTVGVTAPSLQNQAAPQVVDIDEHRIVDDAEVALSAIAGLYGVGPIFWAAEALGITPENVVRSAVGTLGSPLLDDTVELLFDALGLVFDTGAPGPLPGDVYGRVNGLNYTTDLILELVPEGLRNLRVGLVGAGALNLLFGADVIAPGQTIGQAAQAVFDRLPILKQRRAVILSEGLGGLTTSLAYRDMIKAVTSDDPDWEPGVTGQWLIFVNNPGRPGGGLFALATPLTSLVGLNLTTPAGGSYVNDPDDPTKVLNTSVLDIGWAYNVMSDAPTTLSPLAWANALAGAIFLSHLIPDDLNIADTNLLEQALPLTVGLANGVAVLLDPTGGQGSKVVPILGDLIDALNKIPLVDLPHVPGLNGTSTYITYDSGNLPLLEPFDVLPRMLGMVGLNVPQPVLNSVENALRLAINTSYQDVDPVTLERRFDMAGRQAVFGQSPLTPSQQFDAGWLIANTLINDIQDNLLNPVAWTPSVAGQPVLNEALRALIQNAAAIAVSQLINAGIDVVQDIGEAGFGQVRTALTPVLDVADELNRQTRATTTVTLQVDQPATAAKTSEKPAAAATSALQTSAADTARTAPAIDTDGDDEPTAEAGKPVEKTSTQRRARTQPGGQPDKAGHSGTSAVDRPASKPKPPSIGKSPAEKAGKSGQRDGRDKRDRNAA, from the coding sequence ATGCCTGAACACCTGGCTCCGTCTCCTCCCGGTCGCGCCAGAGCCGCCGCGATGGCGCTGGCGACCACCGCGGCCCTCACCGTCGGTGTCACCGCTCCCAGCCTGCAGAATCAGGCCGCGCCGCAGGTCGTCGACATCGACGAACACCGCATCGTCGACGACGCCGAGGTCGCGCTGTCCGCGATCGCCGGTTTGTACGGGGTGGGGCCGATCTTCTGGGCCGCCGAAGCGTTGGGCATCACCCCGGAGAACGTGGTCCGCTCGGCGGTCGGCACGCTGGGCAGCCCCCTGCTCGACGACACGGTGGAACTGCTCTTCGACGCGCTCGGGCTGGTGTTCGACACCGGCGCTCCGGGACCGCTTCCCGGCGATGTCTACGGCCGGGTGAACGGGCTGAATTACACGACCGATCTCATCCTCGAGCTGGTGCCGGAGGGTCTGCGGAATCTCCGGGTGGGCCTCGTCGGTGCCGGCGCATTGAACCTGCTGTTCGGGGCGGATGTCATCGCCCCTGGACAGACAATCGGCCAAGCGGCGCAGGCCGTCTTCGACCGGCTGCCGATCCTCAAGCAGCGGCGTGCCGTCATCCTGTCCGAAGGGCTCGGCGGGCTGACCACCTCGCTCGCGTATCGCGACATGATCAAGGCGGTCACCTCGGACGACCCCGATTGGGAGCCGGGCGTCACCGGGCAGTGGCTGATCTTCGTCAACAACCCGGGCCGCCCCGGTGGCGGCCTGTTCGCGCTGGCCACCCCGCTGACCAGCCTGGTCGGGTTGAACCTGACCACACCGGCCGGTGGCAGCTACGTCAATGACCCCGACGATCCGACCAAGGTCCTCAACACCTCGGTGCTCGACATCGGCTGGGCGTACAACGTCATGTCGGACGCGCCGACCACGCTGAGCCCACTGGCCTGGGCCAACGCCCTGGCCGGCGCGATCTTCCTGAGCCACCTCATCCCGGACGATCTGAACATCGCCGACACCAATCTGTTGGAACAGGCGCTTCCGCTGACAGTAGGACTCGCCAACGGGGTGGCGGTTCTGCTCGACCCCACCGGTGGACAGGGCAGCAAGGTGGTGCCGATCCTCGGTGACCTGATCGACGCGCTGAACAAGATCCCGCTGGTGGACCTCCCGCATGTCCCGGGGCTGAACGGCACCTCCACCTACATCACCTACGACTCCGGCAACCTGCCGCTGCTGGAACCGTTCGACGTGCTACCCCGGATGCTGGGGATGGTCGGGCTGAATGTTCCTCAGCCGGTGCTGAATTCGGTGGAGAACGCACTGCGGCTGGCGATCAACACCAGCTACCAGGATGTGGACCCGGTGACGCTTGAACGCCGCTTCGACATGGCCGGCCGGCAGGCGGTGTTCGGGCAGTCCCCGCTGACACCCAGCCAGCAGTTCGACGCCGGATGGCTGATCGCCAACACGCTGATCAACGACATCCAGGACAATCTGCTGAACCCGGTGGCCTGGACACCGAGCGTCGCCGGGCAGCCGGTGTTGAACGAGGCGTTGCGGGCGTTGATCCAGAACGCGGCCGCGATCGCGGTGTCGCAGCTGATCAATGCGGGCATCGACGTGGTCCAGGACATCGGCGAGGCCGGGTTCGGTCAGGTTCGGACCGCGCTGACCCCGGTGCTCGACGTCGCCGACGAGTTGAACCGGCAGACCCGGGCCACCACCACGGTGACGCTCCAGGTCGACCAGCCCGCGACCGCGGCGAAGACCAGCGAAAAGCCTGCTGCCGCCGCGACTTCAGCGCTGCAGACCTCCGCTGCCGACACCGCGCGTACCGCGCCGGCCATCGACACCGACGGTGACGACGAGCCCACGGCCGAGGCCGGGAAGCCGGTCGAGAAGACGTCGACCCAACGCCGGGCCCGCACACAGCCGGGTGGTCAGCCGGACAAGGCCGGACATTCGGGGACGTCGGCGGTCGACCGGCCCGCCAGCAAGCCGAAGCCGCCGAGCATCGGCAAGAGCCCGGCCGAGAAGGCCGGAAAGTCCGGCCAGCGCGACGGGCGCGACAAGCGCGACCGGAACGCCGCCTGA
- a CDS encoding PE-PPE domain-containing protein, translating to MQNARARRRRIRRLKATKVALAGASAATAVAVGLTPFMANAAVSETQVIGLPGWLPIDIPGVNLLPADPAAINGAVAALRDTDPITGLPTQLLGLPATPSVAIGPVWHTSLEWRADFFNFETVVRGQWIDPRREPLFHLAESLALEVAPALNWTWYLQNANLIAYGDGAIAAGLAYQAIIDAVGAGDWVVGVPLTDPRDILVPGASSPDPDDPDFRNPIHQQIHPGWVDPGMSPRGEPVWRVVKPGGVIDISLLSLILLRNPGRPNGGLYARFAPIYEAVRGVDPVSPERIDALPAGVDPDLIARLLTGDTSGLTADDLGALLEALATDGDGKPTVVTAKVDATWAYDILSDAPATANPVAWLNSLASGIFLTNLLTGIDPTNPGGAPDGFTLSMYVVPVGERDAGTVYLTYAPNQLPLLAPLRLPAQLLSLVTGEDINTPVSDALEPFLRILTNIAYDDVVRNPDGSWERTLDRFHEAALFGTRTLTKDQALYLPGDLIAALGRGIGDELTDVLTRTLSRVVQFLNLFGIEVPQAQVEQLGELLGFPGEVIKTVSREIGTGVSELLHALEPVIPDLPAFTQSQLREGQSALAPVVAPVLQAADAIGSPIIAAAEDALGDVIRGLFESLAGGGTTTLLATGTENATAAEAKFVQVPEQPLTATAFGTNDPLPPAEPNNAPVPQASEPEPTPAAELDTKLEHNTQNYAQNTARNNLGDSVQNTKVQRLKPTLRRNDLNASPAGSPTWSSGVQADDNTGRELVGVTAVTDADRTTVAGQGDSTGRTTVKEETSADSSPED from the coding sequence ATGCAGAATGCCCGGGCGCGACGCCGGCGTATCCGGCGGCTGAAGGCCACGAAGGTCGCCCTTGCCGGGGCGAGCGCGGCGACCGCGGTGGCGGTCGGGCTGACACCGTTCATGGCCAACGCCGCGGTGAGCGAAACCCAAGTGATCGGCCTGCCCGGCTGGTTACCGATCGACATCCCGGGCGTCAACCTGCTGCCTGCCGACCCGGCCGCGATCAACGGCGCCGTGGCCGCGCTGCGCGACACCGACCCGATCACGGGGTTGCCGACGCAACTCCTCGGCTTACCGGCGACACCGAGTGTGGCGATCGGTCCCGTCTGGCACACCTCGCTCGAATGGCGCGCAGACTTTTTCAATTTTGAAACCGTCGTCAGGGGCCAGTGGATCGACCCGCGGCGCGAGCCTCTGTTTCACCTGGCGGAGAGCCTCGCGCTCGAGGTGGCTCCCGCGCTCAATTGGACGTGGTATCTGCAGAACGCCAACCTGATCGCCTACGGCGACGGAGCCATTGCCGCCGGTCTGGCGTATCAGGCGATCATCGACGCGGTCGGCGCCGGCGATTGGGTGGTCGGCGTCCCGTTGACCGACCCTCGCGACATCCTCGTGCCGGGCGCGTCCAGCCCGGATCCCGACGATCCCGATTTCCGGAACCCGATCCACCAACAGATTCACCCCGGGTGGGTGGATCCCGGCATGAGCCCCCGGGGGGAGCCGGTCTGGCGTGTCGTCAAACCGGGTGGTGTCATTGATATCTCGCTGCTCTCGCTGATCCTTCTCCGCAATCCCGGCCGGCCGAACGGGGGGCTCTACGCGCGGTTCGCCCCGATCTACGAAGCGGTGCGCGGAGTCGACCCGGTTTCACCGGAACGGATCGATGCGCTGCCGGCCGGTGTCGATCCCGATCTCATCGCCAGACTGCTGACCGGAGACACTTCCGGGCTCACCGCGGACGACCTGGGCGCTCTGTTGGAAGCCCTCGCCACCGATGGTGACGGTAAGCCGACCGTCGTCACCGCCAAGGTGGACGCGACGTGGGCGTACGACATCCTCTCGGATGCTCCGGCGACGGCGAATCCGGTGGCATGGCTGAACTCGCTCGCGTCGGGAATCTTTCTGACCAATCTGCTCACGGGCATCGACCCGACCAATCCGGGTGGGGCGCCGGATGGATTCACCCTCAGCATGTACGTGGTGCCGGTCGGCGAACGGGACGCGGGCACGGTCTACCTCACCTATGCCCCGAACCAGTTACCGCTGCTGGCTCCGCTCCGGTTACCGGCTCAACTGCTGAGCCTGGTCACCGGCGAGGACATCAACACCCCGGTGTCGGACGCGCTCGAACCGTTCCTGCGGATCCTCACCAACATCGCCTATGACGATGTGGTGCGTAACCCGGACGGTTCGTGGGAACGCACCCTCGACCGTTTTCACGAGGCGGCGCTGTTCGGCACCCGGACGCTGACCAAGGATCAGGCGCTCTATCTGCCCGGCGACTTGATCGCCGCGCTCGGCAGAGGCATCGGTGACGAACTCACCGATGTGCTGACCCGCACACTGTCCCGGGTTGTGCAGTTCCTCAACCTCTTCGGGATCGAGGTTCCGCAGGCGCAGGTCGAGCAGCTCGGCGAACTGCTCGGCTTCCCCGGTGAGGTCATCAAGACTGTGAGCCGGGAAATCGGCACCGGGGTCTCCGAGCTCCTGCACGCCCTCGAACCGGTGATCCCGGACCTGCCGGCCTTCACACAGTCTCAGCTCCGGGAAGGCCAGAGCGCGCTGGCCCCCGTGGTCGCGCCGGTCCTGCAGGCCGCCGACGCCATCGGCTCACCGATCATCGCCGCCGCCGAGGATGCCCTCGGCGACGTGATCCGGGGCCTGTTCGAAAGCCTCGCCGGCGGCGGAACAACCACCTTGCTCGCCACCGGCACCGAGAACGCCACGGCAGCCGAGGCGAAGTTCGTACAGGTCCCCGAACAGCCGCTGACCGCAACGGCATTCGGGACGAATGACCCACTCCCGCCTGCTGAGCCGAACAATGCCCCGGTGCCGCAGGCGAGCGAACCGGAGCCGACGCCGGCGGCCGAGCTCGACACCAAACTCGAGCACAACACCCAGAACTACGCCCAGAACACCGCCCGGAACAATCTCGGGGACAGCGTCCAGAACACCAAAGTGCAGCGGCTGAAGCCGACCCTGCGACGCAACGACCTCAACGCGTCACCCGCCGGGTCGCCCACATGGTCGAGCGGTGTGCAGGCCGACGACAACACCGGTCGGGAACTCGTCGGTGTCACTGCGGTGACCGATGCCGACCGGACGACAGTTGCCGGGCAGGGTGATTCGACGGGTCGGACGACGGTCAAGGAGGAGACGTCCGCCGACTCGTCACCTGAGGACTGA
- a CDS encoding acyltransferase family protein, with translation MNRVATVPRSAARRGAPASGRRRPDWHFRPDIEGLRAVAVIAVVLFHAGLPGMGGGFIGVDVFFVISGFLITGLLWREAANTGTVRLARFYAARARRLLPAAATVLTATVVLSVLLLPPLQARSVIGDGIAAALYVGNYRFAIEGTDYLSTTEPSPLQHYWSLGVEEQFYLVWPALILATVWLLGRTTRLAGVAAMRSATPYLVALTAVGAVSFGVSLTLTESSPSWAFFGLPSRAWELAVGGLVALTIPWWRRLPAVSAAVVGWGGLALIALTCTQVDEATPYPGTAALLPVFGTALVIIAGCATPDLGAGRFLSTPVMRSIGRVSYSWYLWHWPVLILAPALFGRDIGLAGNLAMVLVSLGLAIMTLHLVENPARFAEALRSSTVRSLAVGAVATATAVCAALVLLAIRPVPVGAGEAAAPAAISAPVPEPRPLTPREQIRAAVAASTQPRPVPANLKPSLAQAPNAKPEMFVNGCVRSWRDVDQPECASGDVRSPVRVALFGDSHAAMWESALNPVAQQRHWRLETMGKVTCPPQELPIFSPYLGRTFTECGRWRTQVLSRLRQNPPQLVIVDMVRRYGADFGFTSYDEAWLRGLAELVSTLRGLGSQVLVLGPVPDPHGTVPNCLSDNMDDVLACSPTRRVGINGEGVAAEAAATTAAGGVYADLSELFCTDRRCPVVIGDTLVFRDDNHITSEYAAVLAPVLAELVDQTLARS, from the coding sequence GTGAACAGAGTCGCCACCGTCCCCCGTTCAGCGGCCCGACGCGGAGCTCCCGCGAGCGGACGACGTCGGCCGGACTGGCATTTCCGCCCCGACATCGAGGGGCTGCGCGCGGTCGCGGTGATCGCCGTGGTGCTGTTCCATGCCGGGCTGCCCGGTATGGGCGGCGGGTTCATCGGCGTCGACGTCTTCTTCGTCATCTCCGGTTTCCTGATCACCGGGCTGCTGTGGCGGGAGGCCGCCAACACCGGCACCGTGCGGCTGGCGCGGTTCTACGCGGCCCGGGCGCGCCGGCTGCTGCCCGCCGCGGCGACGGTGCTGACCGCCACCGTGGTGTTGTCGGTGCTGCTGTTGCCCCCGCTGCAGGCCCGCAGCGTGATCGGCGACGGCATCGCCGCCGCCCTGTACGTCGGCAACTACCGGTTCGCGATCGAGGGCACCGACTATCTGTCGACGACGGAGCCCTCACCGCTGCAGCACTACTGGTCACTGGGTGTGGAGGAGCAGTTCTACCTGGTGTGGCCGGCGCTGATCCTGGCGACGGTGTGGCTGCTGGGCCGCACCACCCGGCTGGCCGGGGTGGCGGCGATGCGGTCGGCGACGCCGTATCTGGTGGCACTCACCGCAGTCGGCGCGGTGTCGTTCGGAGTGTCGCTGACGCTGACCGAGTCGTCGCCGTCGTGGGCGTTCTTCGGGCTGCCCAGCCGCGCCTGGGAACTGGCGGTGGGCGGTCTGGTGGCGTTGACGATCCCGTGGTGGCGACGGCTGCCGGCGGTGTCGGCGGCGGTGGTCGGCTGGGGCGGGCTGGCGCTCATCGCGCTCACCTGCACGCAGGTCGACGAGGCCACCCCGTATCCGGGGACCGCGGCGCTGCTGCCGGTGTTCGGGACCGCGCTGGTGATCATCGCCGGCTGCGCCACCCCCGATCTGGGCGCCGGACGGTTCCTGTCCACACCGGTGATGCGGTCGATCGGCCGGGTGTCGTACTCGTGGTATTTGTGGCACTGGCCGGTGCTGATCCTGGCGCCGGCTCTGTTCGGCAGGGACATCGGGCTGGCCGGCAACCTGGCGATGGTGCTGGTGTCGCTGGGGTTGGCGATCATGACGCTGCACCTCGTCGAGAATCCGGCGCGGTTCGCCGAGGCGTTGCGGTCCTCGACGGTGCGCAGCCTGGCGGTCGGTGCGGTGGCGACCGCGACGGCGGTGTGCGCGGCGTTGGTGCTGTTGGCGATCCGGCCGGTCCCGGTCGGCGCGGGTGAGGCGGCGGCCCCGGCGGCGATCTCGGCTCCCGTCCCCGAACCGCGCCCGTTGACCCCGCGCGAACAGATCCGGGCGGCGGTGGCGGCCTCCACCCAGCCGCGGCCGGTTCCGGCGAATCTCAAACCCTCGCTGGCGCAGGCGCCCAACGCCAAACCGGAGATGTTCGTCAACGGCTGTGTGCGGTCGTGGCGGGACGTCGATCAGCCGGAGTGCGCCTCCGGTGACGTCCGCTCCCCGGTGCGGGTGGCGCTGTTCGGCGACTCGCACGCCGCGATGTGGGAGTCCGCTCTGAACCCTGTCGCCCAGCAGCGGCATTGGCGGCTCGAGACGATGGGCAAGGTGACCTGCCCGCCGCAGGAGTTGCCGATCTTCAGCCCGTATCTGGGCCGCACGTTCACCGAGTGCGGGCGGTGGCGTACCCAGGTGTTGTCCCGGTTGAGGCAGAACCCGCCACAGCTGGTGATCGTGGACATGGTGCGCCGCTACGGGGCGGACTTCGGATTCACCTCCTACGACGAGGCATGGCTGCGGGGGCTGGCCGAACTGGTGTCCACGCTGCGCGGTCTCGGCTCCCAGGTGCTGGTGCTGGGCCCGGTTCCCGATCCGCACGGCACGGTGCCGAACTGCCTGTCGGACAACATGGACGATGTGCTGGCCTGCTCCCCCACCCGCCGGGTCGGTATCAACGGTGAGGGGGTGGCCGCGGAGGCGGCGGCGACGACGGCCGCCGGCGGCGTCTACGCCGACCTGTCCGAGCTGTTCTGCACCGACCGGCGCTGCCCGGTGGTCATCGGCGACACCCTGGTGTTCCGCGACGACAACCACATCACCAGTGAGTACGCGGCGGTGCTCGCCCCGGTGCTGGCCGAACTGGTGGATCAGACGCTGGCCCGGTCCTGA
- a CDS encoding phosphodiester glycosidase family protein, with product MAVLRRAAAGLAASALAAVSATVGVPTAGANPDARALLLGAIANTKGSYLVYNFGGKFAAPFRAADGREYTLNNGGHFLTIKNASARLAPRLLVDTHRGYQARCERDPRARTSEGLFQAAETYPPLQAWQVLGQPVVAINANFFDVRPQKGGSWRDTNCSSPLGAYVDNTRGLGRANAAVTGTPVYAGKQGLSGGNEHWSALATMILPVGGQPYVVMPKHPSDYDAASPEILRLLESNTRFVAVAGIGLLGPGKTEQLNDGGPAAARTAIGYNRQLDQFYVFQGGSYTPDNIQDLFRGMGADSAILLDGGGSSAIVLRRDTGGMWSGAGAPRGNCDTRQVLCNSRERALPSWLAFN from the coding sequence ATGGCGGTGCTGCGCCGAGCAGCGGCTGGTCTGGCCGCGTCGGCGTTGGCTGCCGTGTCGGCGACGGTGGGTGTCCCGACCGCCGGCGCCAACCCCGACGCCCGGGCCCTGCTGCTCGGGGCGATCGCCAACACCAAGGGCTCCTACCTGGTGTACAACTTCGGCGGGAAGTTCGCCGCTCCATTCCGCGCCGCCGACGGCCGCGAGTACACGCTCAACAACGGCGGCCACTTCCTGACCATCAAGAACGCCTCGGCCCGGCTGGCGCCGCGGCTGCTCGTCGACACCCACCGTGGATATCAGGCCCGGTGCGAGCGTGACCCACGGGCCCGCACCAGCGAGGGGCTGTTCCAGGCAGCTGAGACGTATCCGCCGTTGCAGGCCTGGCAGGTGCTCGGCCAGCCGGTCGTCGCGATCAACGCCAACTTCTTCGACGTGCGGCCGCAGAAGGGCGGCTCCTGGCGGGACACCAACTGCAGCTCGCCGCTGGGCGCGTACGTCGACAACACCCGGGGGCTGGGGCGGGCCAACGCCGCGGTGACCGGTACCCCGGTCTACGCCGGCAAGCAGGGCCTGTCCGGCGGCAATGAGCACTGGTCGGCGCTGGCGACGATGATCCTGCCGGTCGGCGGCCAACCGTACGTGGTGATGCCCAAGCATCCGTCGGACTACGACGCGGCGTCACCGGAGATCCTCAGACTCTTGGAGAGCAACACCCGCTTCGTGGCCGTCGCCGGCATCGGGCTGCTCGGGCCGGGGAAGACCGAGCAGCTCAATGACGGCGGGCCCGCGGCGGCACGCACGGCGATCGGCTACAACCGTCAACTCGACCAGTTCTACGTGTTCCAGGGCGGCAGCTACACCCCGGACAACATCCAGGACCTGTTCCGCGGGATGGGCGCGGACAGCGCGATCCTGCTCGACGGCGGCGGGTCGTCGGCGATCGTGCTGCGCCGCGACACCGGCGGGATGTGGAGCGGCGCGGGCGCCCCGCGGGGCAACTGCGACACCCGTCAGGTGCTGTGCAATTCGCGGGAACGGGCGCTGCCCAGCTGGCTGGCGTTCAACTAG
- a CDS encoding GlsB/YeaQ/YmgE family stress response membrane protein, which produces MGTIIVALIVGALLGALARLILPGKQNIGMLITVLLGAVGALLGSWISNAMFGTGDKMFSPIPFVIGLVVAVLLIAIYAGVAGRRGAPRA; this is translated from the coding sequence ATGGGAACCATCATCGTTGCACTCATCGTCGGCGCATTGCTCGGTGCGTTGGCCCGGCTGATCCTTCCGGGCAAGCAGAACATCGGCATGCTCATCACGGTCCTGCTCGGCGCGGTCGGCGCGCTGCTCGGGTCGTGGATCTCCAACGCCATGTTCGGCACCGGCGACAAGATGTTCTCCCCGATCCCCTTCGTCATCGGCCTGGTCGTGGCGGTTCTGCTGATCGCGATCTACGCCGGCGTCGCCGGACGACGCGGCGCACCCAGGGCCTGA
- a CDS encoding pirin family protein — translation MPAETMDIRWAGDRFATTIDWLDSRHSFSFADHYDPANTHHGVLLVNNDDRVAPGTGFDTHPHRDMEIVTWVLQGSLVHQDSEGNAGVIYPGLAQRMSAGSGILHSEKNDSWTLTGEQPHREPVRFIQMWVLPDEYGVTPSYEQLEIEDARLRSGLIPIASGMPRYRGETAITIGNRHAALHGARMAPGDSVRLPEARYLHLFIARGAVTLEGAGALGEGDAVRFTASGGHRVTATGPAEILVWEMHTGLGG, via the coding sequence ATGCCGGCCGAGACGATGGACATCCGGTGGGCCGGGGACCGGTTCGCGACGACGATCGACTGGCTGGACTCCAGGCATTCGTTCTCGTTCGCCGACCACTACGACCCGGCCAACACCCACCACGGTGTGCTGCTGGTCAACAACGACGACCGGGTGGCGCCGGGCACGGGATTCGACACCCACCCGCATCGCGACATGGAGATCGTGACGTGGGTGTTGCAGGGTTCGCTGGTGCACCAGGACTCCGAGGGCAACGCCGGGGTGATCTACCCCGGGCTGGCGCAACGGATGTCGGCGGGTAGCGGGATCCTGCACTCGGAGAAGAACGACTCCTGGACGCTGACCGGTGAGCAACCGCACCGCGAGCCGGTGCGGTTCATCCAGATGTGGGTGCTGCCCGACGAGTACGGTGTGACGCCGAGCTACGAGCAGCTCGAGATCGAGGACGCGCGGCTGCGCAGCGGGCTGATCCCGATCGCCTCGGGGATGCCGCGGTACCGCGGCGAGACCGCCATCACCATCGGCAACCGCCACGCCGCCCTACACGGCGCCCGGATGGCGCCCGGCGACAGTGTGCGGTTACCCGAGGCCCGCTATCTGCATCTGTTCATCGCGCGCGGCGCGGTCACCCTGGAGGGTGCCGGGGCGCTGGGCGAGGGGGACGCGGTGCGGTTCACCGCCTCGGGCGGGCACCGGGTCACCGCGACCGGGCCGGCGGAGATCCTGGTGTGGGAGATGCACACCGGTCTCGGCGGCTGA
- a CDS encoding NDMA-dependent alcohol dehydrogenase, translated as MKTKGALLWELNSPFRVDEIDVGDPVEDEVQIRLHAAGMCHSDYHLTTGATPIGLPALGGHEGAGVITKVGKNVTGLQEGDHVILAFIPSCGQCQPCLRGHRSLCDRGAVLLGGKAIADGTSRVRAGSTEVSPMNLLGTFAPYMTVHKDSVVKIDPEVPFETAAIMGCAVPTGFGSATNVAQVQPGETVVIVGVGGIGLSALQGAVISGAKHVIAIDPVEFKRDTALKFGATHVFSSMAEAINPVLELTHGFMAEKTIIAVGEMRGEYIEEAMTLTAKTGTCVVTGMGAMTDVDVKLNLFLFTMLQKTLKGNIFGGGSSHVETPRLVALYKSGLLKIDEMVTNTYRLEDINQGYQDMLDGKNIRGVIVYDESDW; from the coding sequence ATGAAGACCAAAGGCGCACTGCTGTGGGAGCTGAACTCGCCGTTCCGGGTCGACGAGATCGACGTCGGTGACCCCGTCGAGGACGAGGTGCAGATCCGGCTGCATGCCGCGGGCATGTGCCACTCCGACTACCACCTGACCACCGGCGCCACCCCGATCGGCCTGCCGGCGTTGGGCGGGCACGAGGGCGCCGGGGTCATCACCAAGGTCGGCAAGAACGTCACCGGCCTACAGGAGGGCGACCACGTCATCCTGGCGTTCATCCCGTCCTGCGGCCAGTGCCAGCCGTGTCTGCGCGGCCACCGCTCGTTGTGCGACCGGGGCGCGGTGCTGCTGGGCGGCAAGGCGATCGCCGACGGCACCTCCCGGGTGCGTGCCGGCAGCACCGAGGTGTCGCCGATGAACCTGCTCGGCACCTTCGCCCCCTACATGACCGTGCACAAGGACTCGGTCGTCAAGATCGACCCGGAGGTGCCGTTCGAGACCGCGGCGATCATGGGCTGCGCGGTGCCGACGGGCTTCGGGTCGGCCACCAACGTCGCGCAGGTCCAGCCGGGTGAGACGGTCGTCATCGTCGGTGTCGGCGGGATCGGCCTGAGCGCGCTGCAGGGCGCGGTGATCTCCGGCGCCAAGCACGTCATCGCGATCGACCCGGTGGAGTTCAAGCGCGACACCGCGCTGAAATTCGGTGCCACCCATGTCTTCTCGTCAATGGCCGAGGCGATCAACCCGGTTCTGGAGCTGACCCACGGGTTCATGGCCGAGAAGACCATCATCGCGGTCGGCGAGATGCGCGGCGAGTACATCGAAGAGGCGATGACGCTGACCGCCAAGACCGGCACCTGCGTGGTCACCGGCATGGGCGCGATGACCGACGTCGACGTCAAGCTCAACCTGTTCCTGTTCACCATGCTGCAGAAGACGTTGAAGGGCAACATCTTCGGTGGCGGCAGCTCGCACGTGGAGACGCCGCGGCTGGTGGCGCTGTACAAGTCCGGGTTGCTCAAGATCGACGAGATGGTGACCAACACCTACCGGCTTGAGGACATCAACCAGGGCTACCAGGACATGCTCGACGGGAAGAACATCCGCGGCGTCATCGTCTACGACGAATCGGACTGGTAG
- a CDS encoding sigma-70 family RNA polymerase sigma factor: MSVMLRTLLHVTVLTAPPDGGSDAFLADAEQYRRELLAHCYRMTGSLHDAEDLVQETFLRAWKSHHKFEGKASVRTWLYKIATNACLTALDGRQRRPLPTGLGAPSSDPTDDIVAREEVPWLEPLPDDAADPSTIVGSRESVRLAFVAALQHLPPRQRAVLLLREVLQWRAAEVAEVLNTSTAAVNSLLQRARAQLDQVGPSEDDELVPPESPEAQELLTRYIDAFESYDIDKLVELFTADAVWEMPPFDGWYQGPQNIVTLSKTHCPAERPGDMRLIPTTANGQPAGAMYLRNPETGTHEAFQMHVLAIGPGGISHVVAFHMPSFAPFGLPDSL, translated from the coding sequence ATGTCGGTGATGCTGCGTACGCTCCTACACGTGACTGTGCTCACCGCACCCCCTGACGGCGGCTCCGACGCCTTTCTGGCCGACGCCGAGCAGTATCGCCGTGAGCTGCTGGCGCACTGCTACCGGATGACCGGGTCGTTGCACGACGCCGAGGACCTGGTGCAGGAGACCTTCCTGCGGGCCTGGAAGTCCCACCACAAGTTCGAGGGCAAGGCGTCGGTGCGCACCTGGCTGTACAAGATCGCCACCAACGCCTGCCTGACCGCGCTGGACGGCCGTCAGCGCCGGCCGCTGCCGACCGGGCTGGGCGCGCCGAGTTCGGATCCCACCGACGACATCGTCGCGCGTGAGGAGGTGCCGTGGCTGGAGCCGCTGCCCGACGACGCGGCCGACCCGTCGACGATCGTCGGTTCCCGCGAGTCGGTGCGGCTGGCGTTCGTGGCGGCGTTGCAGCATCTGCCGCCGCGGCAGCGTGCGGTGCTGTTGTTGCGGGAGGTGTTGCAGTGGCGGGCCGCGGAGGTGGCCGAGGTGCTGAACACCTCGACCGCCGCGGTCAACAGCCTGTTGCAGAGGGCCCGCGCGCAGCTCGATCAGGTCGGCCCCAGCGAGGACGACGAGCTGGTTCCGCCCGAGTCGCCGGAGGCCCAGGAGCTGTTGACCCGCTACATCGACGCGTTCGAGAGCTATGACATCGACAAGCTGGTCGAGTTGTTCACCGCGGACGCGGTGTGGGAGATGCCGCCGTTCGACGGCTGGTATCAGGGCCCGCAGAACATCGTCACCCTGTCCAAAACGCACTGCCCGGCCGAACGGCCCGGCGATATGCGGCTGATCCCGACCACCGCCAACGGCCAGCCCGCCGGAGCGATGTACCTGCGCAACCCCGAGACCGGGACCCACGAGGCGTTCCAGATGCACGTGTTGGCGATCGGGCCCGGGGGCATCTCGCACGTGGTGGCGTTCCACATGCCGTCCTTCGCGCCGTTCGGCCTGCCGGACTCGCTCTAG